The nucleotide window CTCAAACTGACCGGTGTTGGCGGCGTTGATACGGAAATAGGTCGATAGCTCCATCGGGCAGCGCACGCCCTTGGGGATGTAGCAGAAGGAACCGTCACTGAACACAGCGGCATTGAGGGCGGCATAGAAGTTGTCGGTGTAGGGGACGACGGACCCCAGATAGCGTTGCACCAGCGCCGGGTGCTTTTGTACAGCCTCGGAAAAGGAACAGAATATAATGCCTTTGTCGGCCAGCTCCTTCTGAAAGGTGGTTGCCACTGAAACGCTGTCAAACACAGCATCTACCGCGACGCCTGCGAGCCGCGCACGCTCGTGCAGGGGCACGCCCAGACGTTCATAGGTACGTAGAATTTCCGGATCGACTTCATCGAGACTTTGCGGACCATCGGGACGTGATTTGGGCGCTGAATAGTAGCTGATGGTGTTGTAATCGATGGGTGCATAGTGGACACGGGACCAGGTAGGCAGCGGCATGGTCAGCCAGTGGCGGTAGGCCTGCAGGCGCCATTGCAGCAAGAACTCTGGCTCGTTTTTCTTCGCCACGATCTGCCGGATAACCGCCTCGCTGAGGCCCGGCGGCAGGCTGTCGCTATCTATGTCGGTCACGAATCCCTGACTATAGCCGCGTTCCAGCATTCGCTCGAGTGGCGGCGTTGACTTAGCCATGTGGGCACTCCTCCCTTTTCAGGGGCTTATATGTTCAAACTTAAATACTCTCTGCCGTGCAGGCCGCTGTGCCTGCGTTTGTGTTAATGGCATCGGCCTTTGTCATGACTGGCGGGTGCAGCAGAGCCGCCAGACTGACGTGTTGCAGCGCGTTGAGGATGACGCCATTGACCCCCTGCCATTGGCGACGAATCGCGCAGTGGGACTCTAACTGGCACAAGCCGTTCTGGCGGCTGCACTCCGTCACGCCTATCGGGCCTTCCAGCGCCTCGACCACCTCTGCCAGAGAGATTTCCTGCGGTGCCTTTGCCAGGGTGTAGCCACCCTGTTTGCCGCGGCAGGATGTCAGCAAACCGCTACGGCTCATCATCTTCAGCAGCTTACTGACGGTACTGCCGGGCAGGCCAACCTGTCGTGCGACACTGGCGGCGCTGTGGGTGGACGCCGGGTTATGTGCCATGAGGGCCAGGATCACGGTGCCATAGTCAGTAAACTTGCTGATGCGCAACATCGGGTATTTCCTTTTTATTTATACAGTACCAGTATAGTCCTATATGGATTGACTGCGCAGAATTCACCCTGTTATCTGCTGGCCTCGACTAGGCTGATAATGGTACGGGGAGGATATTCCGGGGTTAAATAACAACAGAACAGGGTGGCGTTATGGCGTCAGGAAAACAGCGCATAAGCGGTTATCGGATGGTGTATCTGGCGCTGGTGTTCGAAGGAGGGCTGGTTGGCATTGCTCTGGGGCTGGGGTGGCTACTGGATACGCCAGCATTTGCGCAATTCCAGCTGAGCTGGCGCGGCGTTAGCCAGGGCGTACTGGCGACATTGCCGATATTGCTGCTGGTGCTGTGTGCGGGTTTTCTCGAATACCCGCCCGTTAAGGATTTGTTTCGCTTAAGTCGCGCGCACATCATCCGGCTCTTCAGTGATGCCTCACTACTGGATCTGGCGCTGGTGGCCGGTGTCGCCGGTCTGGGTGAGGAAGTGCTGTTTCGCGGCGTGATACAAATGTCCCTTGCGGTTCACTTTGGCCCTCTGGCCGGTGTTTTGATCGCGGCACTATTGTTCGGTCTGGTACATAGCCTCTCGCTGGCTTACGTCATCAGTGCAACGCTGATCGGTATCTACCTGGGTTGCCTGCTGCTCATCTGTGACAACCTGTTAGTGCCGATTATTACCCATGGGCTGTACGATTTCATCGTGCTGGTTGTGCTTATTAGAAGAGATTAGTTAAAAGGGCCTGGTTAAAAAGAATTAGTTAAGCATGTGGATAGCCGGCAATACTCCGTAACTGCCCCAATATTCAGCGGGTTGAACGGTGGTGCATGCGCACCATCTGCCGTTTTGGTCCCCAGGTGCCTGGCGGGCCGTTGAAGACCCCTGGCAGAGGGGTATGGCATTGCTGGCAGCGGCCATCATCGGTGAGACCCCAATGGCCAAGCGTGTACCAGCAGCGCTCAATCAGCGTCGCACCGCAATTGTGGCAGTAGGTGCTCTCCCCCTTAGTGTCGTAGACATTGCCGGTATAGGGGTAACGAACGCCGTTCGCCAGGGCGATGTCGCGTGCCCGGGTAAGGGTTTCTGGTGGGGTATGGGGTTTATCGAGCATTTTCCAGTCGGGGTGAAAGGCGGAAAAATGCATGGGCACATCGGGGCCAAGGTGCTCCACCACCCACTGGGTCATGGCATCGATTTCGGCGCTGGAGTCGTTCTCACCGGGAATCAGCAGGTTAGTGATTTCGAACCAGACATCGGTTTCGTGCTTCAGGTATTCGAGGGTTTCCAGTACGGCAGCGAGTTCTCCGCCACAGATCTTTTTATAGAACCTCTCGGTAAAGCCCTTCAGGTCGACATTGGCGGCATCCATATGGCGGTAGAACTCTGCGCGCGGCTCG belongs to Amphritea atlantica and includes:
- a CDS encoding SUF system Fe-S cluster assembly regulator; protein product: MLRISKFTDYGTVILALMAHNPASTHSAASVARQVGLPGSTVSKLLKMMSRSGLLTSCRGKQGGYTLAKAPQEISLAEVVEALEGPIGVTECSRQNGLCQLESHCAIRRQWQGVNGVILNALQHVSLAALLHPPVMTKADAINTNAGTAACTAESI
- a CDS encoding CPBP family intramembrane metalloprotease; its protein translation is MASGKQRISGYRMVYLALVFEGGLVGIALGLGWLLDTPAFAQFQLSWRGVSQGVLATLPILLLVLCAGFLEYPPVKDLFRLSRAHIIRLFSDASLLDLALVAGVAGLGEEVLFRGVIQMSLAVHFGPLAGVLIAALLFGLVHSLSLAYVISATLIGIYLGCLLLICDNLLVPIITHGLYDFIVLVVLIRRD
- the amrS gene encoding AmmeMemoRadiSam system radical SAM enzyme, with the translated sequence MIPESHRVLPTQYWHTLDDGRIQCDVCPRACKLREGQRGLCFVRGREDDQIMLYTWGRSSGFCIDPVEKKPLNHFLPGQPILSFGTAGCNLACKFCQNWDMSKSREMDTLADQALPEELAATAKQLGCIGIAYTYNDPVIFMEYAMDVADACHELGLKSVAVTAGYICAEPRAEFYRHMDAANVDLKGFTERFYKKICGGELAAVLETLEYLKHETDVWFEITNLLIPGENDSSAEIDAMTQWVVEHLGPDVPMHFSAFHPDWKMLDKPHTPPETLTRARDIALANGVRYPYTGNVYDTKGESTYCHNCGATLIERCWYTLGHWGLTDDGRCQQCHTPLPGVFNGPPGTWGPKRQMVRMHHRSTR